A genomic segment from Peribacillus sp. ACCC06369 encodes:
- a CDS encoding ATP synthase subunit I, with protein sequence MPEMKIMFNRQSKYIIFLLAVYVVGWGLTSYQAVFAGLILGTSLSLYNLWLINQKMKKFSQALDEGKKTKSLGTMTRMASAGLAVLIALEFPEHFHLISVVWGLMTAYIVIFIDFFIQLIRR encoded by the coding sequence ATGCCAGAAATGAAAATCATGTTCAACAGGCAGAGTAAATATATAATTTTTCTTCTGGCGGTTTATGTTGTTGGATGGGGACTTACGAGTTATCAAGCCGTTTTTGCTGGGCTTATACTGGGTACGAGTTTGAGTTTATACAATTTATGGCTGATCAATCAGAAAATGAAAAAGTTCAGTCAGGCGCTCGATGAAGGAAAGAAAACAAAATCTCTTGGGACAATGACTCGAATGGCATCCGCAGGTCTAGCGGTACTCATTGCATTGGAATTTCCGGAGCATTTTCATCTGATAAGTGTTGTATGGGGATTGATGACAGCTTATATTGTCATTTTTATAGATTTTTTCATCCAATTAATACGTCGATAG
- a CDS encoding S8 family serine peptidase, with protein sequence MGKKTLILFVFLFICIYSNEKGLASVILPPLPKLSESKEVTAVVTMDKAFQQKKIKELLEKYPSLQLRNVYSVALNGFSLHGKMNEIEQLKKENEIQAVTEVSMYHAVLDESVPYIGGGRVRGFFDKENHRITGKGVKVGIIDTGIDYTHPDLQRAYKGGQDLVDGDEDPMETKNQGELDTIHGTHVAGIIAANGKMKGVAPEAEIYAYRALGPGGAGDTEQVLTAIESAMKDKVDVLNLSLGNNVNGPDLPISLALNKAVESGIVAVTSNGNSGPAVWTVGSPGTAEKAISVGASTPPLRVPYMVYGLGSKKYQSHLTLFQGSEKWKLTFSEDVIYGGLGNEEDLKHVRDKIVLMERGTLTFQQKISNAEKAGAKGVIVYNNTSGTFTGSLEKEMNIPAASISRRDGLRLKRIMEQEHSKTVNFIYKNEQDRLADFSSRGPVTVSWGIKPDVLAPGVEIESTIPKGYMSLDGTSMSAPHVAGACALILQKHPEWTPDQVKSALMSTSKPLRKSANQLYHTYEQGAGRIQIDEALKVDTLLNPSSLSFGMYTKKEGIEEHHETIIIENTGKERRKYSFMVPLKEMGLTWELPKSLTLNPREKKKIKVGLQVNPAKLKKGVFDGYLLIMEGTKKISLPYLYVKEEPDYPRVMGFDFGQGDQAGTYRYEMYLPRGAEEFGIALYEEDSLKFVGYLDWSRPAPSGLIKKDVLKKNLPPKGVYKAIIFARRGGREDRIEKTLLIE encoded by the coding sequence TTGGGAAAGAAAACGTTGATATTGTTTGTTTTCCTTTTTATATGTATTTATTCAAATGAAAAGGGATTGGCATCTGTCATTCTGCCTCCTTTACCAAAACTATCTGAATCTAAGGAAGTAACGGCAGTTGTCACGATGGATAAGGCGTTTCAGCAAAAAAAGATCAAAGAACTGCTTGAAAAATATCCATCCCTTCAATTAAGGAATGTTTATTCGGTTGCCCTGAATGGATTTTCCCTACATGGGAAAATGAATGAAATAGAACAACTCAAAAAGGAGAATGAAATTCAGGCAGTAACGGAAGTATCCATGTATCATGCCGTGTTGGATGAAAGTGTCCCATACATAGGAGGAGGCAGGGTGAGGGGTTTTTTCGATAAGGAGAATCACCGAATCACCGGGAAAGGGGTAAAAGTGGGAATTATCGATACCGGGATCGATTATACACATCCAGATTTACAACGTGCTTATAAAGGAGGGCAGGATCTGGTTGATGGTGATGAAGATCCGATGGAAACCAAAAATCAAGGCGAGCTGGATACAATACACGGAACTCATGTGGCAGGTATCATTGCGGCCAATGGAAAAATGAAAGGTGTTGCACCAGAAGCGGAGATATATGCATATCGAGCTTTGGGACCAGGTGGAGCAGGGGATACAGAGCAAGTCCTAACGGCTATTGAGTCAGCTATGAAGGATAAGGTGGATGTATTGAACCTCTCTCTTGGGAATAACGTTAATGGCCCTGATTTACCTATCTCTCTTGCATTGAATAAGGCTGTGGAAAGCGGCATCGTTGCCGTGACATCAAACGGGAATTCCGGTCCGGCTGTATGGACTGTCGGCTCCCCTGGAACAGCAGAAAAAGCGATTTCCGTTGGAGCGTCGACCCCACCATTAAGGGTTCCCTATATGGTCTACGGACTTGGTTCGAAAAAGTATCAATCTCATTTAACCTTGTTTCAAGGCTCTGAGAAATGGAAGCTGACATTTTCTGAGGATGTCATATACGGGGGACTGGGAAATGAAGAAGACCTGAAGCATGTTCGCGATAAGATAGTGTTGATGGAGCGCGGCACACTTACCTTCCAGCAAAAAATATCCAATGCAGAAAAGGCAGGTGCAAAAGGGGTCATTGTTTATAATAATACGAGCGGGACCTTTACTGGAAGCTTGGAAAAAGAAATGAACATCCCTGCTGCTTCTATTAGTAGAAGAGATGGATTGCGACTTAAGCGAATCATGGAGCAAGAGCACAGCAAAACCGTTAATTTTATTTATAAGAACGAGCAAGATAGGCTCGCTGATTTTAGCTCTAGGGGGCCGGTAACCGTATCATGGGGAATAAAGCCTGACGTATTGGCACCGGGAGTGGAAATTGAGAGCACCATTCCTAAAGGATATATGTCCCTGGATGGAACAAGTATGTCAGCACCGCATGTTGCAGGAGCATGCGCCTTAATCCTGCAAAAACATCCGGAATGGACTCCTGATCAAGTGAAATCTGCATTGATGAGCACTTCCAAGCCATTGAGGAAGTCTGCTAATCAGTTGTATCACACATATGAACAGGGGGCTGGACGCATCCAGATCGACGAAGCATTAAAAGTGGACACTCTCTTGAATCCAAGCTCATTGTCGTTTGGGATGTATACCAAAAAAGAAGGAATTGAAGAGCATCATGAAACGATAATCATTGAAAATACCGGAAAGGAAAGGAGGAAGTACTCTTTTATGGTCCCATTAAAAGAGATGGGCCTCACTTGGGAATTGCCGAAATCCCTTACTTTGAATCCGAGGGAAAAGAAAAAGATTAAAGTGGGACTGCAGGTCAACCCAGCCAAGCTGAAAAAGGGAGTCTTTGATGGATACCTTCTTATAATGGAAGGAACCAAAAAAATATCCCTTCCTTATTTATATGTAAAGGAAGAACCGGATTATCCAAGGGTAATGGGCTTTGATTTCGGTCAAGGAGACCAGGCAGGCACATACCGATACGAAATGTACCTTCCCCGGGGGGCTGAAGAATTCGGGATTGCACTTTATGAGGAAGACAGCTTGAAATTCGTTGGTTATTTGGATTGGTCGAGACCGGCACCTTCCGGTTTGATCAAAAAAGATGTATTGAAAAAGAACCTGCCGCCTAAAGGAGTGTATAAAGCGATAATCTTTGCGAGAAGAGGTGGAAGGGAAGATCGGATAGAAAAGACGTTACTTATTGAGTGA
- the wecB gene encoding UDP-N-acetylglucosamine 2-epimerase (non-hydrolyzing): MNKPIKVMTIFGTRPEAVKMAPLVLEFQKHPEYFNPIVAVTAQHRQMLDQVLELFSIQPDYDLNIMKERQTLADITTRALNGLDSVMKEAKPDIVLVHGDTTTTFVASLAAFYNQIVIGHVEAGLRTWNKYSPYPEEMNRQLTGTMADLHFAPTSKAEENLLNENKRDSIFVTGNTATDALKTTVRSTYSHPVLNGLGEDRLILLTAHRRENLGEPMRNIFRAVKRIIAEHDDVQVVYPVHLNPVVQELANEILGDDPRVHLIEPLDVLDFHNFASRAYLILTDSGGIQEEAPSLGVPVLVLRDTTERPEGIAAGTLRLAGTDEQTIFNMAHELLTNKGEHEKMSKASNPYGDGNASVRIAEAIRYYFKQVNVPPTRFES, translated from the coding sequence ATGAACAAACCGATAAAGGTCATGACAATTTTCGGGACGAGACCAGAAGCTGTCAAAATGGCTCCTTTAGTACTCGAATTTCAAAAACACCCAGAATATTTCAACCCAATCGTTGCTGTTACGGCTCAGCATCGACAAATGTTAGATCAAGTTCTCGAATTATTTTCCATTCAGCCAGATTATGATTTGAACATAATGAAAGAAAGGCAAACGCTTGCTGATATTACAACAAGAGCCTTAAATGGTCTTGATTCAGTAATGAAGGAAGCCAAGCCTGATATTGTTCTTGTCCACGGTGATACAACCACAACGTTTGTCGCAAGTCTGGCTGCTTTTTATAATCAGATCGTCATTGGACATGTAGAAGCGGGGCTGCGCACATGGAATAAGTATTCCCCCTATCCGGAAGAGATGAATCGACAGCTCACCGGTACGATGGCGGATTTGCATTTTGCGCCGACTTCAAAAGCAGAAGAGAATCTGCTGAACGAAAACAAGAGAGACAGTATCTTCGTGACGGGAAATACGGCAACCGATGCTTTGAAAACAACTGTACGGTCCACGTATTCCCACCCGGTTTTAAATGGACTAGGGGAAGACAGGCTCATTTTACTAACCGCCCATCGCAGAGAAAATCTAGGGGAACCAATGAGGAATATCTTCAGGGCCGTCAAGAGAATCATTGCTGAGCATGATGACGTTCAAGTGGTTTACCCTGTCCATTTAAATCCTGTTGTTCAAGAGCTGGCAAACGAAATTCTCGGGGACGATCCGCGGGTTCATTTAATCGAACCCCTGGACGTATTGGATTTCCACAACTTCGCTTCTAGAGCCTATCTGATTTTGACTGATTCTGGAGGAATTCAAGAAGAGGCACCGTCACTAGGTGTACCTGTTCTTGTTTTAAGGGATACGACTGAACGCCCAGAGGGGATTGCAGCCGGAACCTTAAGGTTGGCGGGTACTGATGAACAAACCATATTTAATATGGCACATGAATTGCTCACCAATAAAGGGGAGCATGAAAAGATGTCCAAGGCTTCAAATCCATATGGGGACGGAAATGCTTCGGTCCGCATAGCTGAAGCCATCCGTTACTATTTTAAGCAAGTAAATGTACCACCAACTAGATTTGAATCATAA
- the upp gene encoding uracil phosphoribosyltransferase, with translation MGKVYVFDHPLIQHKLAYIRDINTGTKEFRELVDEVASLMAFEITRDMPLEEVEIQTPVSTAKVKMLSGKKVGIVPILRAGIGMVDGIIKLIPAAKVGHVGLYRDPETLKPVEYYAKMPSDLAERECIVVDPMLATGGSAIEAINSIKKRGAVNIKFMCLIAAPEGVEALKEAHPDVDIYIAGLDEKLNEHGYIVPGLGDAGDRLFGTK, from the coding sequence ATGGGAAAAGTTTATGTTTTCGATCACCCGTTAATTCAACACAAATTAGCCTATATACGTGATATAAATACAGGAACAAAAGAATTCCGCGAACTAGTGGATGAAGTTGCATCATTGATGGCATTTGAAATCACAAGGGATATGCCGCTTGAAGAAGTGGAAATCCAAACACCTGTAAGCACAGCGAAAGTGAAAATGCTTTCTGGTAAAAAAGTGGGGATCGTCCCGATTTTACGTGCAGGCATAGGGATGGTGGACGGAATCATTAAGCTGATTCCTGCTGCAAAGGTCGGACATGTTGGTCTTTACCGTGATCCCGAAACATTGAAACCGGTTGAATATTATGCGAAAATGCCAAGTGATTTGGCAGAAAGAGAATGCATTGTCGTTGACCCGATGTTAGCAACTGGCGGTTCAGCCATCGAAGCGATCAATTCTATTAAAAAGCGCGGTGCAGTCAATATTAAATTCATGTGCTTGATTGCAGCTCCAGAAGGTGTGGAAGCATTGAAAGAAGCCCATCCTGATGTTGATATTTATATTGCAGGACTTGACGAAAAACTGAATGAACATGGTTATATCGTTCCAGGTCTGGGAGACGCAGGAGATCGTTTATTCGGCACAAAATAA
- the atpF gene encoding F0F1 ATP synthase subunit B, which yields MLTSSFVLGSTSHGFNGGDMLYQLVMFIILLALLKKFAWGPLMGIMTQREEHVANEIQAAEASRQEALKYLEEQREIVKQSRTEAGQLIENAKLQGEAQREEIVNQARLEADRVKESAKREIVQEKEKAITALREQVASLSVLIASKVIEKELSEADQEQLINDYIQEAGEGK from the coding sequence GTGTTAACAAGCAGCTTTGTACTTGGGTCAACGTCTCATGGCTTTAATGGCGGAGACATGTTATACCAATTAGTAATGTTTATCATTTTGTTAGCGTTGCTGAAGAAATTTGCATGGGGTCCTCTAATGGGCATCATGACTCAACGTGAAGAACATGTTGCAAATGAAATTCAAGCAGCGGAAGCTAGCAGACAAGAAGCACTTAAATATTTAGAAGAACAACGTGAAATCGTAAAACAATCTCGCACTGAAGCGGGACAACTTATAGAAAACGCGAAACTTCAAGGTGAAGCACAGCGTGAAGAGATCGTGAATCAAGCACGTCTTGAAGCTGACCGCGTCAAAGAATCAGCTAAGCGTGAAATCGTACAGGAAAAAGAAAAAGCCATTACGGCATTACGCGAGCAAGTGGCATCTTTATCCGTACTTATTGCTTCTAAAGTAATAGAAAAAGAACTATCCGAAGCAGATCAAGAGCAATTGATTAATGACTACATTCAAGAGGCAGGAGAAGGGAAATGA
- the atpB gene encoding F0F1 ATP synthase subunit A, protein MNHEAPLENFMGLTFNLSNVLMITVASLVVFILAVLGTRKLAMKPTGMQNFMEWIMDFVKGIINSNMDWRTGGQFQLLGMTLLMYIFVSNMLGLPFAISYDGVLWWKSPTADPVITLTLAVMVLGLTHYYAIKMKGAKGYFKAYKNPMTLVEEFTNSLTLGLRLYGNIYAGEVLLSLLAGSLAASGFAGFIGAIIPTLVWQGYSIFVGSIQAFIFVTLTMVYLSHKVSDDH, encoded by the coding sequence TTGAATCATGAAGCACCCTTAGAAAATTTTATGGGTCTGACCTTTAACTTGAGTAACGTCCTAATGATTACAGTTGCTAGTCTAGTTGTGTTCATACTTGCTGTGCTTGGTACACGTAAGCTTGCAATGAAGCCAACTGGCATGCAGAATTTCATGGAATGGATTATGGATTTCGTTAAGGGTATTATTAATAGTAACATGGACTGGAGAACAGGTGGTCAGTTTCAACTGCTTGGTATGACTTTGCTAATGTACATTTTTGTGTCCAATATGCTAGGTCTTCCGTTTGCAATTAGTTACGATGGAGTGCTTTGGTGGAAATCACCAACAGCCGACCCAGTTATCACATTGACTCTTGCAGTCATGGTTTTAGGTTTAACGCATTACTATGCAATAAAAATGAAAGGCGCCAAGGGTTACTTTAAAGCTTATAAAAACCCAATGACACTTGTGGAGGAATTTACAAACTCCTTGACACTTGGTCTGCGTCTATATGGTAACATTTATGCTGGTGAAGTTTTGCTAAGTTTGTTAGCCGGTTCGCTGGCTGCGAGTGGATTTGCCGGATTTATTGGTGCAATCATCCCTACTCTAGTATGGCAAGGCTATAGTATTTTCGTCGGCAGTATCCAAGCGTTTATCTTTGTCACGTTAACAATGGTCTATCTGTCTCATAAAGTCAGTGACGACCATTAA
- the atpE gene encoding F0F1 ATP synthase subunit C gives MTGSVGLLAAAIAIGLAALGAGIGNGLIVSRTVEGIARQPEARGMLQTTMFIGVGLVEAMPIIAVVIAFMVYGG, from the coding sequence ATGACAGGTTCAGTAGGTCTTCTTGCAGCAGCAATTGCAATTGGTTTAGCAGCACTAGGTGCAGGTATTGGTAATGGTCTTATCGTTTCAAGAACAGTAGAAGGTATCGCTCGTCAACCAGAAGCTCGCGGTATGCTTCAAACAACAATGTTCATCGGGGTAGGTTTAGTTGAGGCGATGCCTATCATCGCAGTAGTAATTGCGTTTATGGTATATGGTGGTTAA